The genomic stretch gcgaggggtcacgtggtgtagggacaTTATTCGggtctctactacgcaggcgcagaactactacgcttgcgcagtagagaccagatgacgtcacttacaccacgtgacccgcgccgtggaacgcacatgacgccgacccgggagccgacctggcgaggttggcttcttcagtgctggacgccgggagggagtggagctgcagcaaggCCACCAAtcaactgccaggagctggaagaagccccaggtaagtgcagtttttttttttttgtaccgtgaaccttccctttaagtacagcCATATAAGCAAACTGTTatgttatgcctagtacacaccataccattttctgttagatgtttctgttagattttctgttaaggggcccatacactggtcgatttcagccttcgATCGATTGGACATTGATTCTTtcaaatctgacaggatggaaaatctaggtcgatatgctgctggcagcagatccatggcccatagagttccattggatctaatggtgcaataatgcattttgatcgaatttcaatagatttccaatagatttcattctgaaatctattggaaatctgttcctagtgtgtggataGATTCCTGTCAAATGCGACTTGAcagacatctgacagaaatctatctgatggttgaatctgctgcaaatctataagtgtatagctagagatgagcgtaatgacctaattacgatttcgcgaaatttcgcgtaattagtgtaattacgattatggccgtaagtacataatcataataaagaaggatttcgcgaaatttcgcgtaagcgtaattttcgcgtaattttcgcattacaatggttatttgttcatgccgtaatttcgcattaaacgctaccgtaatttcgcgttaaaccgtaacgctccgtataatataaaaaagccgccgactttaagggttaatagcaaagcccccttaaatgctaagagcctcaaatttggagaatatattaaggagatcaggaggaataagaggaaacatttttttttcaaaaagaccttatagtttttgagaaaatcgatgttaaagtttcaaagtaaaaatgtatacatttaaaaacccgccgactttaacggttaatagcaaagcctgcttaaagtttaggaacaccaaattcctagggtatattaaggggatcagtgggaataagaggaaaattttttttttcaaaaagaccttatagtttttgagaaaatcgatgtttaagtttcaagggcaaaaatgtcttttaaatgcggaaaatgtcagttttttttgcacaggtaacaatagtgtattattttcatagattcccccaagtgggaagagttttacttacttcgttctgagtgtgggaaatattaaaaaaaaacgacgtggggtcccccctcccagacctctttaaccccttgtcccccatgcaggctgggatagccagaatgcggagcaccggccgcgtgaagctccgcaccctgactataccagcccgcatggtccatggattggggggtctcggaaggggaggggcagccaagctttcccctcccccccgagcccttgtccaatccaaggacaaggggctcttctccacctccgatgggcggtggaggtggaggccatgatttcctgggggggggggggttcatggtggaatctgggagtcccctttaaaaaggggtcccccagatgcccaccccccctcccaggagaaatgagtatagaggtacttgtaccccttacccatttcctttaagagttataagtaaataaacacacaaacacatagaaaaagtattttatttgaacaaaaaacataaccacgaaaaaagtcctttaatattcttaattaaccattaatacttacctgtccctttaaataaatgatcccacgcaatagcctcggaaatgttctatcagttacaatgtaacaaagttatttacaatgtaacaactttgttacattgtaactacgccgcacccgacgtcactcgccgctcacccgccgcatacacttacgcgtccttgcaggatgctaagtccccgccggctcccgctgtccaccccgcccacatctgtcacccacatgtcacccacatgtgggtgacatgtgggtgacatgtgggagaggcggggagggcagcggagccggcggggacttagcgtcctgcacggacccgacagagctctgagctatatagctcagagctctgagaagcatctttgtatttgggctccaaggagccccattggtccttagcagaccaatggggttccttcaaatcagaaggaaccccattggtctgctaaggaccaatggggctccttggagcccaaatacaaagatgctttcgagagctctgagttatagctcagagctctgtcgggtcctgcagcacagacgcagaggcggcggcggcggtgagtgacgtcgggtgcggcgtagttacaatgtaacaaagttgttacattgtaataactttgttacattgtaactgatagaacatttccgaggatattgcgtgggatcatttatttaaagggacaggtaagtattaatggttaattaagaatattaaaggacttttttcgtggttatgttttttgttcaaataaaatactttttctatgtgtttgtgtgtttatttacttttaactcttaaaggaaatgggtaaggggtacaagtacctctatactcatttctcctgggagggggggtgggcatctgggggacccctttttaaaggggactcccagattccaccatgaaccccccacccaggaaatcgcggcctccacctccaccgcccatcggaggtggagaagagccccttgtccttggattggacaagggctcggagggggaggggaaagcttggctgcccctccccttccgagaccccccaatccatggaccatgcgggctggtatagtcagggtgcggagccccacgcggccggtgctccgcattctggctatcccagcctgcatgggggacaaggggttaaagaggtctgggagggggggaccccacgtcgttttttttttatatttcccacactcagaacaaagtaagtaaaactcttcccacttgggggaatctatgaaaataatacactattgttacctgtgcaaaaaaaactgacattttccgcatttaaaagacatttttgcccttgaaacttaaacatcgattttctcaaaaactataaggtctttttgaaaaaaaatgttttcctcttattcccactgatccccttaatataccctgggaattggtgttcctaaactttaagcaggctttgctattaaccgttaaagtcggcgggtttttaaatgtatacatttttactttgaaactttaacatcgattttctcaaaaactataaggtctttttgaaaaaaaatgttttcctcttattcccactgatccccttaatataccctgggaattggtgttcctaaactttaagcaggctttgctattaaccgttaaagtcggcgggtttttaaatgtatacatttttactttgaaactttaacatcgattttctcaaaaactataaggtctttttgaaaaaaaaaattttcctcttattcctcctgatctccttaatatattctccaaatttgaggctcttagcatttaagggggctttgctattaacccttaaagtcggcggcttttttatattatacggagcgttacggtttaatgcgaaattacggtagcgtttaatgcgaaattacggcatgaacgaaacgcgaaatttcgcattgaaaattacgcttacggtattttcaattacgattttaatggcaatttcgctacgctaatttcacatcgtaatcgcaaatttcgcatgcgtaattatagtaatccgaaattacgaaaatttcagctcaactctatgtatagccacctttagattattttctgtaaagtactggtagggaatggccattatctctggtgcattgtcttctggtgatctcctgctgagtagaacaatgcctaattgctcggcagatagatggttagatagataatttccaacatgttggaaattatctatctggcaggtaaatctaacagaaaatctaacaggaaattgtatggcgtgtacctagcattactctctgcagagcacaaaGCTTGTGACTTGTGACATCACAGTCCTTACTTCACCTAACACGTTAAACAGTTAGACGCCGGCAAAGAAAATGGTTATAGAATTGTGGAATGTCCAAAAAAGTCATAAAATATTGAAGATCAAACTTATTTGCCTGAGATGAACTTTACAATATCCACAAAAGCATGATGGTAGTCATTTTGCTTCCTTGCCAAGGTGCCCACCCTGGctgtcacacgccccctagtggccagactgCTCAATGCCTTTCAATCTATTTCATCACACAGACTATCCAACCTCGTGAATGCAATTGATGCACTGAAACCGCTGGAATTGCGCAGACAGACTAGGATGCAGCGTGCAAGCGACACTAACACTTTACTACGCAATATTTCAGGCACAGGGTTGCCACCACCTCTGTGAAGGACAGAGGATCTACTCTGACTATTAtaaacctgcaaataaaaatggttGAAACACTCTGTCTCTGACTGCAAACAATACAATCCTTCAGCGTAGCGAATCTTCAGGaaggctaggattctttctgcGGTGAGGAAAGCAGGTATGTATTTGGAGAAAAGGACCTTAAGTTGTTTATTGTACATGCAAtacaaataattaatatatacagaaaattattaaaaatagCAATTATAAAGACAATAGCCCAGATCAAATAAAagggaaaacaaaagaaaattaatacttaaagggacactacagcAAAAgactttaaaatttaaaatatgtgcaaacatatacaaataagaagcacttgaaacaaaaagaaaaaccgagagcccaatatagtgcagtaagtctaacaattgttggcaaaataattaacagatgtggatatactcacaaacacgggttaccacataggcaaccacttgaaatgcaggtggggagcattagaacctgaccccactcaggtttaagaagtcgctctctgtagatagaaagaaggggacagtcccctccacccaaggtggactatatactgtgcaaatttggacagaggcgcattgccacttctggacctttttgagcttgcactccttgcctgatgaagcgggttatacctgcgaaacgcgttgcggagtgccaaaataaattgttatttgcgatttgaacaatctcgattgtccatcaattcaggaggtaagtccacctgtactcctcctttttagttgtttttagatcattttaacctgcctggcgcctctgtccaaatttgcacaatatacaaataagaagtacattttttccagagtaaaatgagcaataaattgcttttttcctatgttgctgtcacttacagtaggttgtagaaatctgacagaagtgacaggttttggactagtccatctctttataggggattcacagggatatatttattttcaaaagcacttagtggatggcagttgctctgtccaactgccaaaaactgtgtagggagcaggggagctggccagcatcattgtttaaaacttttgtagggaatatctttaaaaagaataaaagccttgctgagaatcccctatgaagagatggactagtccaaaacatgtcacttctgtcagatttctactgcctactgtaagtgacagcaacataggagaaaagtaatttatggctcatttaactctagaagaaacatacttcttatttgtctatgtttgcacatatttaaaattgtacagtttttcgctgtagtgcccctttagggTTGGAGAGGAGAAGTCCTTTTTGTGTGGAAGTCCGAgaaagtcctttgtttcagaatAAAAGTCTGTCAAAATGGCAGCTAGCCTGGAATTCGCTTGCTAGCTGCATAATATATGATGGTAACTTATATACTTATATGATGGTAACTGGAGGCAATGGTGgcccgaaatttcgcatatgcaaaattttgcatcgaaattgccaattatgcatcgtaatgcaaaatttcaggaaaaatcgtaattcattttgtatgtaatagtaatatttcataattttgcattattGTTTGCGTCATTTTcgtgaaatttcacataattttgtgtaGACTTTGGTAGttattggttaatagcaaagcccccaaacatgctattgacaccatatTGCTtcctatgttaaggagaatagtgggtacaagtcaataaaatattttttcaaaaagatcttgtagtttttgagaaaatcgattttaaaaatgaaaagaaaaatggtttttaaattgtaatttttctgaattaaaaaaaaaaaaattctttgcatttttaaaatcgattttctcaaaaactacaaggtctttttggaaatgttttgactagaacccactattctccttaacatacatagcaattttgctaTTTACTGCCAAAGTCGACACGAAATTACGCGAAAGTTACACAAAATTTTACGCGAAATTACAACTGACTATATgaaatcaattaaatgtacaaatcgTTACTACGTATAGGCAAAGTTGCAAAAATGtacgtaatcataattagctgattacgatcaccaCTAATTGGAGGACTTTTTGCAGAAAATGCTTTGTTTCTTTTATACAGatatgctcgggggggggggggggggggggggggggtttaatctCAGAGCCAGCCCCTCGGTTGGAGTTTTGGAAATTTTTTATATTTGGCCGGAATCTTAAGTCCAAAATATGTAACATTCTCATATCTTAGACCATGTTCATCACACACAACTAATAATAACAAATCCACAATCCCCAAAGAATATAGATCACATGAATAGCAGGCATGAATATTGTAGCATATTCTGTTACTGAGATGTGAAATAACGGGGCGGTGGTTTACTGCAGCCCGGTACTACTATTACTAGCAATCAGACAATGTAATTTTCATACTTATCATAAGTACGGTATCTCTTAAAAATGCAAACATCATACAATACAGTTATTCTAGATATGTCCACAGTGGTGCTTTCCTGTCTGCTTAACAGCTGCGCTCAGGCTTCCTGTGTCAGCAGCCTGTCTTTTGTTCCCGGTAGATAAAGAAAAACATTGGCCTCCCAGGACAACAGCTGCAGCCACATGAATAGGCAGACCCCAGCTTTTGCTGTTGCTGTCCCTAGATGAGCAATTTGGATTGTAATCATGAAACACAATCAGAAAACCGTTTCATTGCGTTTCTTCAAGGTTTGCCCATGACACACCCTCTCCTCAATCTTCAGATATTTGGCTTTTTATTTTACTCAGCAAATTCATTAGCTTGTTCCAAATGTCCTTGGTTTTGATTCCATAGATTAAGGGATTGATCactggaggaaacagaaggtagaCATTACCAAACAGAATATGGAGGTTGGGTATCCTGCTATTATTAAAGCGGTGCACTACAGAGAGGCCGATGAGGGGGATGTAGTAGATGAGGACGGCACATATGTGAGCTGTGCAGGTGCTTATGCCCTTCAGACTGGACTCTTTCACCAAACAAACCACCGTCTTTATGATCAGCAGGTATGAAACAGAAATGAACACAGAGTCAATACCCATGATGAAAAGTATGATAAATAGGCCATAGACTATATTTAATTTTATGCTACAACAAGCCAAGTTCATAGCTTCTTGGTGGAGGCAGTAGGAATGGGTCAGAAGATGGTCCTTCCACAAGGGCAACCTCTGGATAAGCAATGGAAGTGGGATCATACCAGCTGCTCCTCTGACCATAATAGCCAGGAAGATCTTTGTGATGGTCCCAACATTCAAGATTTGAGAATAATTAAGAGGGTGGCAAATGGCCACATAGCGGTCTATAGCCATTGCCACCAATACCCCAGactccacagcagataagaagtgaATGAAGAACATCTGGGTTATACATGAACTGAAGGAGATCTCTCTCTTGTCAAACCAGAAGATCCCCAACATCCGAGGCATAGTGGTGGTGGCTAGTAAGAGATCCACCAGGGTTAACATGAAGAGGAAGATGTACATGGGTTTGTGGAGCTCCTGATTTATCAAGATGATGCAGAGAATGGTGGAGTTACCCAGCATGGCCAAAATATacatacagatgagggggaaaccAAGCCAGAAATTTAAGCCATCCAGATTTGGTATTCCACTGAGTGTGAAGCTACTGATACTTCGGCATGTCATGTTGTCCATTATCTTCAGGCCTTTGCTCAATTACAGAAGATGCATCTTGTCCTGCAACAGGCATAACATACATCAGACATGTCATAAGtactgaaataataataaaaaggtgaGATTCCAAAGACTGGTCAATTTGTATGTGAAGCTTGgtatacctttaaagagaacctgtaaccaagaattgaaattcatcccaatcagtagctgataccccctttcctatgaggaATCGTTTCATTGTCTCAAATGGATCAATtggagtctgtatggctaatattgtggtgaaatcccttccacaatgtgatgtcaggaccatggtcctgacagtttcctgtctgtgaacctcattgcattgtgggaaatagctgtttactgctgtttccaactgccaaaaaagcaagcagcatctccttccactgacatcacctgccagcagtaaaaatgccaccatgtaatacatgtcagaatgtaaatcagggagaggaaagattttacaatgggcaaacactgactaaatcatttatactggagttcctctttaattaattTTGCTTGGCCAATCTTTCACAGGTCTTTCACACTAAGGTCTTTCACAATctcttactcagatcagatctccccTCCTCATCTGTTAtctgtgggggtacctcaaggctttgTCCTtagccccctcctcttttccatctatatGCATGGTCTAGGCAACTGTAATAAATTTGGCAAATATTTCAGGCCTCTGCTGCAGTGGCTACAACTAACAGTTTATTTGGCAGGTAAACACAGTGACCATTCTAAAGAACTTAACTTGCAAAATCTAGAATCTATATACTTATAATACCAGGGACCTCTCGCGTGTGAGGCGAATGTGATAACCACTATACTATTGAAACAAATCTAGaatctatatacatataataccggggacctttcgtgtgtgaggggaatgtgataaccactacactgcgGAAACAAATGTAGAATGTATGTACATATAATACCGGGGACCTTTCACGTGTGAGGGGaatgtgataaccactacactgcgGAAACAAATCTAGaatgtatatacatataatacCGGGGACCTCTTGCGTGTGAGGGGAATGTGATAACCACTATACTACGGAATCAAATCTAGaatctatatacatataataccggggacctttcgcgtgtgaggggaatgtgataaccactacactgcgGAAACAAATCTAGaatgtatatacatataataccggggacctttcgcgtgtgaggggaatgtgataaccactacactgcgGAAACAAATCTAGaatgtatatacatataatacCGGGGACCTCTTGCGTGTGAGGGGaatgtgataaccactacactgcgGAAACAAATCTAGaatgtatatacatataatacCGGGGACCTCTCGCGTGTGAGGTGaatgtgataaccactacactacggaAACAAATCTAGaatctatatacatataatacCGGGGACCTCTCGCGTGTGAGGCGaatgtgataaccactacactacggaAACAAATCTAGaatgtatatacatataataccggggacctttcgcgtgtgaggggaatgtgataaccactacactgcgGAAACAAATCTAGaatgtatatacatataatacCGGGGACCTCTCGCGTGTGAGGCGaatgtgataaccactacactacggaAACAAATCTAGaatctatatacatataatacCGGGGACCTCTCGCGTGTGAGGCGaatgtgataaccactacactgcgGAAACAAATCTAGaatgtatatacatataatacCGGGGACCTCTCGCGTGTGAGGCGaatgtgataaccactacactacggaAACAAATCTAGaatctatatacatataatacCGGGGACCTCTCGCGTGTGAGGCGaatgtgataaccactacactacggaAACAAATCTAGaatctatatacatataatacCGGGGACCTCTCGCGTGTGAGGTGaatgtgataaccactacactgcgGAAACAAATCTAGaatgtatatacatataataccggggacctttcgcgtgtgaggtgAATGTGATAACCACTATACTATGGAAACAAATCTAGaatctatatacatataatacCGGGGACCTCTTGCGTGTGAGGGGaatgtgataaccactacactgcgGAAACAAATCTAGaatgtatatacatataataccggggacctttcgcgtgtgaggtgAATGTGATAACCACTATACTATGGAAACAAATCTAGaatctatatacatataatacCGGGGACCTCTTGCGTGTGAGGTAAATGTGATAACCACTACATTATGGAAACAAATCTAGaatctatatacatataataccggggacctttcgcgtgtgaggtgaatgtgataaccactacattatggaaacaaatctagaatctatatacatataatacCGGGGACCTCTTGCGTGTGAGGTAAATGTGATAACCACTACATTATGGAAACAAATCTAGAATCTAGATCTTTTGTGGAAATCTTCACAAACAGTCCATGAATATTTGTGTGCGATGTTCACCATAACTAATAATCAAATCTTAGTGCATTGAGCCCAAAGTGATTAGCTCTGAGGAATGATGTCACATGCACTTATAACTGTATGTATAGTAAGACTAAAGAAACACGTCAACCACTTGGAGCCCAAACTTTAATAagtctgaatatatatatatatatatatatatatatatatatatatatatatatatatatacgtttgTATGTAATGTGATATACAGTAAGTTATTAAACTAACTTCACACACACCTACATGACATTCATGTTATAGTGCATTGTAGCACAGCTCTTTCATTGGGTCATTTTGGCCTTCATCAGGACAAGGTGTGATTTGAAATGGCTTTATAATAGGACATGCGACAATTTGCATAGTATTAGTTATAATGTAGATAATCAGAAACACGATTAtaggttgttattattattataattaattaTTATGTGAAAATGAACCAAACAGCTCCTCTACTGAAAACGCTTTCCCAAGTCCAAAACAAGATCTGTACAAAAATTCTGCTTTAAGTGAGCCAGCACAGATTTCATCCTGGGCAACTTTACTCACATCAATATCAAAACTTGTAAGCAGCAGTAAGGAGGTCATGTACCTACTGTCTTCATTGCATGTTTATAACTAATAACTGCTATATTgttcagtcacatgacacacatcatactattattattattattataatgcaaAAAGGAGCCAAAAAGCTGTCTTACTGAATAATCTACAGTACTGTCTGCCCTGCAGCCGTATGAAGTAGTATACAATATGGTGCATATTACAGAGATAATAAATACCATAAGTGGGACAGCCAAGTAATAACAGCAGTGAAACAACCCCACATAACTCTCAAACCTTTGAAGCAGTAGTGGGTGGTCTGCGGTGGCCTGACGGTGGCCATTATTTGTGGATCacaagattaaccacttgcctacCAGCAGTCTGTGGCCTCTTCCGGACCAGAGATCGCTGGTACCAAAAAA from Hyperolius riggenbachi isolate aHypRig1 chromosome 2, aHypRig1.pri, whole genome shotgun sequence encodes the following:
- the LOC137544611 gene encoding olfactory receptor 51E1-like: MTCRSISSFTLSGIPNLDGLNFWLGFPLICMYILAMLGNSTILCIILINQELHKPMYIFLFMLTLVDLLLATTTMPRMLGIFWFDKREISFSSCITQMFFIHFLSAVESGVLVAMAIDRYVAICHPLNYSQILNVGTITKIFLAIMVRGAAGMIPLPLLIQRLPLWKDHLLTHSYCLHQEAMNLACCSIKLNIVYGLFIILFIMGIDSVFISVSYLLIIKTVVCLVKESSLKGISTCTAHICAVLIYYIPLIGLSVVHRFNNSRIPNLHILFGNVYLLFPPVINPLIYGIKTKDIWNKLMNLLSKIKSQISED